The proteins below are encoded in one region of Paenibacillus albus:
- a CDS encoding DNA-binding protein, whose protein sequence is MPDRQSFKDYNLKVKETFNATSNEVVLTVTEAGSSLGLSKDQMKIYVEKNKLTKISIMRSVHRYLLLKSEIDVILSRKK, encoded by the coding sequence ATGCCTGACAGGCAAAGTTTTAAGGACTACAATTTGAAGGTGAAAGAAACGTTTAATGCGACCAGCAATGAAGTTGTATTAACGGTAACGGAAGCCGGAAGTTCATTAGGCCTCTCCAAGGATCAAATGAAGATCTACGTAGAGAAGAATAAACTAACCAAAATTTCTATTATGAGAAGTGTTCATCGGTATCTGTTGTTAAAAAGCGAAATTGACGTGATCCTTAGTCGGAAGAAATAA
- a CDS encoding cold-shock protein, whose protein sequence is MYFSRKRPPEDYPTEMTAIWKCAKEGCNGWMRKGYSFEDVPTCAQCMSPMVTSMKELPVLYDSGLDRKAAVKSMKVKNTPSE, encoded by the coding sequence ATGTATTTTTCCCGAAAGAGACCCCCGGAAGATTATCCGACTGAAATGACAGCCATTTGGAAATGTGCCAAAGAGGGCTGCAACGGCTGGATGAGAAAGGGCTATTCATTTGAGGACGTGCCAACCTGCGCACAATGCATGTCTCCGATGGTTACTAGTATGAAAGAGCTTCCCGTATTGTATGATTCGGGACTTGACCGCAAGGCAGCGGTAAAGAGTATGAAAGTGAAGAATACGCCTTCTGAATAA
- a CDS encoding YecA family protein, with protein MDLKEEMLQLNIKNAIKGAVVTGLKDILTQLTKERLNFIAANCALAGRSKLKKQELVDALYELITNVSAIRTSFLSAETKEWELVNRLLDVPYIQDNEIFVDAYLFLMDKGLVFTFLEQDKLYFVMPEEVKAVYMKLDLKAFQKERDVQQLVLRYTDAAANLYGIIPVQKLIEIINEQNDMSLAEAQFNSILKSVSDKVLTWDVQRGFLFSEGLDGESLDDYEAFLESVKDKPYYIPPQEMLLRYADIDYFEMTPQLEALKSYIMLKLGKVERLAEALVDDIQLACSMEEPLGVVMEEFELRKIRLSKKQLDEIMPLIIQVHNTTRMWSIRGFTPDELSTSQNASGSNVVQFPAASSKIGRNEPCPCGSGKKHKKCCL; from the coding sequence ATGGATTTAAAAGAAGAGATGCTGCAGCTGAACATTAAGAATGCGATTAAGGGTGCAGTTGTAACTGGTTTGAAGGATATTCTTACCCAGCTAACCAAAGAACGCTTGAATTTTATTGCGGCCAATTGTGCGCTTGCGGGGCGCTCGAAGCTGAAGAAGCAGGAGCTTGTCGATGCGCTCTACGAGCTGATTACGAATGTGTCGGCCATACGGACAAGTTTCTTATCTGCAGAGACGAAGGAATGGGAGCTTGTTAACCGGCTTCTTGATGTTCCGTACATTCAGGACAATGAGATATTTGTAGATGCATACTTGTTCTTGATGGACAAAGGCTTGGTATTTACTTTCCTGGAGCAGGACAAGCTGTACTTTGTTATGCCGGAGGAAGTCAAGGCCGTCTATATGAAGCTGGATCTCAAAGCTTTTCAGAAGGAGCGCGACGTACAGCAGCTCGTGCTGCGTTATACGGATGCTGCGGCTAACTTGTATGGCATCATCCCTGTGCAGAAGCTAATTGAGATTATTAATGAGCAGAACGACATGAGCCTGGCAGAAGCGCAATTCAATTCCATCCTGAAATCCGTTTCTGATAAGGTGCTGACCTGGGATGTCCAGCGCGGGTTCTTATTTAGCGAGGGCTTGGACGGAGAGAGCCTGGACGATTATGAAGCGTTCTTGGAGAGCGTGAAGGACAAGCCTTATTACATCCCTCCACAAGAAATGCTGCTTCGTTATGCGGACATTGATTATTTTGAGATGACGCCACAGCTCGAGGCATTGAAGAGCTATATTATGTTGAAACTCGGCAAAGTCGAGCGGTTGGCTGAAGCGCTCGTAGATGATATCCAGCTTGCATGCTCGATGGAAGAGCCGCTTGGCGTTGTCATGGAAGAGTTTGAGTTACGCAAAATCCGTCTAAGCAAGAAGCAGCTGGACGAGATTATGCCGCTAATTATTCAGGTGCATAATACGACGAGAATGTGGTCCATTCGCGGCTTTACACCTGATGAGCTAAGCACGAGTCAGAATGCGAGTGGAAGTAACGTAGTCCAGTTCCCGGCAGCATCCTCGAAAATCGGCAGAAACGAGCCATGCCCATGCGGCAGCGGCAAAAAACATAAGAAGTGCTGTCTGTAA
- a CDS encoding SEC-C metal-binding domain-containing protein, which yields MDLAITTQLSDILSALTKDRLNQIAAACELAGRSKLKKQELADALVQLLTDAEFPQSSLQHPDMPVEIQELLSSTAAQASEAPAAPEAKPEAAQATAQAQTAAASVTSQIRASYKRTITAPRRPVTSVKIGRNEPCPCGSGKKYKKCCL from the coding sequence ATGGATTTAGCAATAACAACTCAACTTAGCGATATTTTGTCAGCTCTGACCAAAGATCGTTTGAACCAGATTGCCGCTGCATGTGAGCTTGCTGGCCGTTCGAAGCTGAAGAAGCAGGAGCTTGCTGATGCGCTCGTTCAGCTCCTTACTGACGCTGAATTCCCGCAATCGAGTCTGCAGCACCCTGATATGCCGGTAGAGATCCAGGAACTTCTCAGCAGCACAGCAGCACAAGCATCTGAAGCCCCTGCAGCACCTGAGGCGAAGCCAGAGGCTGCGCAAGCTACAGCGCAAGCACAAACGGCTGCAGCAAGCGTTACAAGCCAGATTCGCGCTTCCTATAAGAGAACGATCACAGCGCCTCGCCGTCCGGTTACGTCTGTCAAGATTGGCAGAAACGAGCCTTGCCCGTGCGGAAGCGGGAAGAAATATAAGAAATGCTGCTTGTAA